Within Sphingobium sp. SCG-1, the genomic segment AAACGTGACGTCATGCCACCGCGATATGGGTATAGACGAACCGTCAGACCAGTCCCGCAATCTCCAGCGCCCGGTCGACGGCCGTGCGGCTGGCGTCCGAAGGCCATGTGATCGGCAGGCGCAGATTCGTCGGCATGTCGGGCCGAAGACGCGACAGGGCATATTTGACTGGCCCAGGTGAAGAATCGCTGAACAGCGCGTCGTGCAGGGGATAGAGCCGATCCTGCAACGCCAGCGCCGCCGTCCAGTCGCCGCTGGTGCAGGCCGCCTGGAAGTCGGCGCACAGCTTCGGGGCGACGTTCGCCGTCACCGATATGCAGCCTACCCCGCCCATCGCGTTGAATCCCAGCGCCGTTTCGTCATTGCCGGACAACTGGCAGAAGTCGGTCCCGCAGGCGAGGCGCTGTGCGGTGACACGGCCCAGATTTCCGGTGGCGTCCTTTATGCCGACGATCGACTGGAACTCTTCGGCCAGCCGGAACAGCACCGGCACGCCGATGTCGGTGATCGTCCGGCTCGGCACGTTGTACAGGATGATCGGCAAGTCGCAGTGCTGCGCCAGATAGGCGAAATGCTGATAGACGCCTTCCTGATTGGGCTTGTTGTAATAAGGCGCGACGACCAGCGCCG encodes:
- the dapA gene encoding 4-hydroxy-tetrahydrodipicolinate synthase, which produces MFSGSIPALVTSFRDGALDEDAFRAFVDWQIDEGSAGLVPCGTTGESATMTVEEHNRVVAICVDQAAGRVPVIAGCGSNDTKIALEHMYAAQAAGANAALVVAPYYNKPNQEGVYQHFAYLAQHCDLPIILYNVPSRTITDIGVPVLFRLAEEFQSIVGIKDATGNLGRVTAQRLACGTDFCQLSGNDETALGFNAMGGVGCISVTANVAPKLCADFQAACTSGDWTAALALQDRLYPLHDALFSDSSPGPVKYALSRLRPDMPTNLRLPITWPSDASRTAVDRALEIAGLV